The region GCGGTGAAGATCATGGACGTGAAGTGCCCTTCCTCCGGCGAGGACGGGAAGATGCTGTGGGAAAACTTCCTCCACCTGACGGAGCGGGACGAGGTGAAGTTCGTCCTCTCCTCCGAGGAGGATTACAGATACGCAAAGGACGTGGCGGCCCGCTACCGGCGGGGAAAGAAATGGAGCGTCCTCCTCTCCCCCGCGTTCGGGCTCCTCGCGCCCGAACGGCTCGCGGGGTGGATGATCGGGGACGGGCTCGACGCCCGGCTCCAGCTGCAGCTCCACAAGCTCGTCTGGGGACCGGACCGGAGAGGGGTGTGAGAAAGTGACGACGGGAGGCAAACCGATCGGGATCGCCCTGGTCAGCGGCGGGATGGACAGCTTCGTGATGGCGGAATTCTGCATGCGGGAGTCGGACCTCTCCCTGCTCCACGTCAACTACGGACAACGCACCGAGGCGAGGGAACTTTCCTGCTTCCACGCCGTCGCGGAGCACCTGAAGATCCCCGCCGCCCGGCGCCTCGTCGCGGACATCGGCTACCTGAAGCGGATCGGGGGGAGCGCACTGACCGACGGCGGGATCGACGTCCCCGGCGCGGATCTCGGCCGGGAGGGGGTCCCCGTCACCTACGTCCCGTTCCGGAACGCGCACCTGGTCGCCATCGCCGTCTCGTGGGCCGAGGTGATCGGGGCGAAGAACATCTACATCGGCGCCGTGGCCGCCGACTCCTCGGGCTACCCGGATTGCCGCCCCGAATTCTACGAGGCGATGAACGAGACGATCCGGCGGGGGACGAAGGAAGGGAGCGGCATCGTCGTGAAGGCCCCCTTCGTCCACCTGCTGAAGAAGGACATCGTCCTGATGGGAAAATCGATGGGCGTCCCCTTCGAACGGTCCTGGTCGTGCTACCGGGAAGGGGAGAAGGCGTGCGGCGCATGCGATTCGTGCGCCCTTCGGCTGCGAGCCTTCGCCGAGGCCGGGGTCCCCGACCCCCTGCCGTACGAGACCCGGCCCGACTACAGGAGGGAACACCTCTCTCCCTGAAATGAACTCGGGCTTTCCTCGGGCTTTCCCTGTTGACAGGAGGGGCGTCCGCAACTACAGTCTTAGTCCCAAAACCGACCGAACGGGACGGATGAATCTTTTCCAGTGCCCGTCCGTCTTAGATAGCAGGAGAGAACATGGCGAATTTCTATGAAAATACAGGCGATCGC is a window of Deltaproteobacteria bacterium CG2_30_66_27 DNA encoding:
- a CDS encoding 7-cyano-7-deazaguanine synthase QueC, which encodes MDSFVMAEFCMRESDLSLLHVNYGQRTEARELSCFHAVAEHLKIPAARRLVADIGYLKRIGGSALTDGGIDVPGADLGREGVPVTYVPFRNAHLVAIAVSWAEVIGAKNIYIGAVAADSSGYPDCRPEFYEAMNETIRRGTKEGSGIVVKAPFVHLLKKDIVLMGKSMGVPFERSWSCYREGEKACGACDSCALRLRAFAEAGVPDPLPYETRPDYRREHLSP